A genomic segment from Luteolibacter ambystomatis encodes:
- the gcvH gene encoding glycine cleavage system protein GcvH, with protein MNVPSDLRFNTSHEWVRLEGDIATVGISDHAQEELTDVVFVELPAVGRAVDAGDPTAVVESVKAASDIYAPIGGEVVEVNPEVEANPALVNTDPYGAGWIFKLRVKNTADVESLLTPEGYIAQIS; from the coding sequence ATGAACGTTCCATCAGACCTCCGTTTCAATACCTCCCACGAATGGGTCCGCCTTGAGGGCGACATCGCCACCGTGGGTATCTCCGACCACGCCCAGGAAGAGCTGACCGACGTCGTGTTCGTCGAGCTTCCCGCCGTGGGCCGCGCTGTCGATGCCGGCGACCCGACCGCCGTGGTCGAGTCCGTGAAGGCAGCCAGCGACATCTACGCCCCGATCGGCGGCGAGGTGGTTGAGGTGAATCCGGAAGTCGAGGCCAACCCGGCCCTCGTGAACACCGATCCCTATGGCGCGGGCTGGATCTTCAAGCTCCGCGTGAAGAACACCGCCGACGTCGAGTCCCTCCTGACTCCGGAAGGTTACATCGCCCAGATCAGCTGA